In the Corynebacterium anserum genome, TTATTGCCACCCCGCTGACCTGGACGTGAACCGCTCTGACCACCGCGCGATCCACCTGGACGTGGCATATCCCCTGGACCAGCTTGACCACCACGAGGCCGTGGAGCCGGACGGTCAGTGCTCGAGGAGAACGGGTTATTGGCCACACGCGGCACACGGCCGCCTGGCTTTGGGCCGGGCTTGGCGGTCGGACCAGACTTAGGGCCTGGCTTCGCCACATTCTGGGGAGCAGCCCCAGGGGTTGGTTTCGGCGCAGGCTTCCCACTAGCGGAAGGCTTTGGCTTCGGGCCTGGTTTGTTTGCACTCGGACCCGGCTTTGGAGCACCCGGTTTCGGAGCGTTGCCAGGCTTCACGGAGGAGGACGGGGTGGAGGCAGCCTTAGCAACCACCGAATTCGTCGGCTTCGGGCCTGGCTTCACTCCCTGCCCTGGCTTAGGTCCGGGTCGTGCGGCACTTGGCTTTGGCGTAGGTGCAGGCTTGCTGCTTGTTGGCGTGCTTCCTGCTGGATGCTTGGGCGCTGTGGCGTTTGCCGATTCTTGACCCACGCCATAGTGCTGCTTCATCTTTTTCACGACTGGCGGTTCCACAGTGGAAGACGCAGTCTTGACGAACTCGCCCTGCTCTTTGAGCGTGGCGAGAAGTTCCTTGCTTGGTACACCGAGCTGCTTTGCAAGCTCGTGAACACGTAGCTTTCCGGGCACTACTCTCCTTCGTGTTGATGGAGCCGCAGGCCAGATTTTGGAAACTAGCTACGTACGGCTCCCGTACTTGATGCTGTTCATCGCAGATGCTGCTTCATCGTGCGCTCATCAGTGATCGGGTACTTTCTGTCTTTCGGGTGTACGGTTACGTCACCTCACCGGCTTCCTGCGCCAGCGAGTCGATGTAATCGCGGATCGGTTGGAGATCAGCCGAGGATGTCACCCTCAGTGCGCGACTGAACGCCTGTCGCTTCTGCGCTGTAGCGAAAGCTTCCGGCGTGGGGGTGATCCACGCACCCCTGCCTGGACGGCAGCGCTGCGGATCGGCAATGATTTCCAGAATCCCGTCTTCGCGGGTATGTGCCACCACTCGCAGGAGTTGGTTATCCGGCAGAGTGTTCCGAGTAGCAATGCAGGTGCGTTGGGGTACGTGGCGTGACGATGGCGAAAAAGCACTCATCGTCGCGCACCACTTCCTCAAGGCAATCCGCTTGTACCCACTTGGCACAAGACCGTCTACTAGTCTAACGCGAAAAGTACGTCAAGAGCTAACCAACGCACCTCTCACTCGGTACGGGACGTTGAATGAACCACCGTGATAACGCGCGCAGTCGCTCGCTATTGTCCCTCAGCGGGCTCGTGCCGGTCCTGACGGTCTTTTTCAGAACGAATATCGATTTTCCAACCCGTAAGCCGGGCTGCAAGTCGGGCGTTTTGTCCTTCGCGCCCAATGGCCAGGGACAATTGATTATCGGGGACGACAACCTGCGCCGTCTGCGCCTCGGGATCTGTCACAGAGACACTAATGACCTTGGATGGCGCCAAGGCATTGCCCACTAGCGCAGCCGGATCTTCAGACCAGTCGATAATATCGATTTTCTCTCCATTGAGTTCAGCCATGATCGCGGCCACTCGCTGGCCCCGCGGTCCGATACACGCGCCCTTAGCATTGAGCCCCTTAATAGTGGAACGCACGGCAATCTTGGTACGGTGACCTGCTTCACGAGCTAGCGCCACAATCTCCACAGAACCGTCTGCGACTTCGGGAACTTCGAGAGAAAACAACCCACGGACGAGCTCTGGATGGGTTCTGGACAAGTTGATCTGGACGTTTCTATTGCCGTTGTTGATCACGTCGGTAACAAAAGCTTTCACGCGCTGGCCGTGCTTCAAGCTCTCACCGGGGATCTGTTCAGCAGGCAAGATCTGACCGTCCATGCCGTCGGCCTCGGTGCCCATGCGCACAACTTCCACGCCTCGCTCATTGGCTCTCACATCACGGCTCACGACACCAGAGACAACCGTATAGCGCAGTTCGGAATATTCGTCATAGCGCTTGCTTACGCGCGCGGCAAGAATCTGCTGGCGCATACCATCACGCACCGCTAACGCCCCTGCGCGACCAAAATCGCTGGGAGTGTCATTCAGCCGCCCAATAATGTTGCCTTCTTCATCACGTTCGATCTGGTAAACAGCGACGTCGCCTGTGGTTCGATCAATATCAACATCGATTTCGCCGTCATATTTCGTGATCCCCCGGTAGGCTTCGCGCAGCCCGTTTTGGATAGCTTGAAGCAAATCTTCCATGGCGACGGACTCTTGCTTTTCCAGCGCATGGAGCGCTGCGATGTCAATGTTCACTTATTCTCCTCAGCCGCCGCGATCAGCGACTCATAC is a window encoding:
- a CDS encoding YlxR family protein, with translation MSAFSPSSRHVPQRTCIATRNTLPDNQLLRVVAHTREDGILEIIADPQRCRPGRGAWITPTPEAFATAQKRQAFSRALRVTSSADLQPIRDYIDSLAQEAGEVT
- the nusA gene encoding transcription termination factor NusA, whose amino-acid sequence is MNIDIAALHALEKQESVAMEDLLQAIQNGLREAYRGITKYDGEIDVDIDRTTGDVAVYQIERDEEGNIIGRLNDTPSDFGRAGALAVRDGMRQQILAARVSKRYDEYSELRYTVVSGVVSRDVRANERGVEVVRMGTEADGMDGQILPAEQIPGESLKHGQRVKAFVTDVINNGNRNVQINLSRTHPELVRGLFSLEVPEVADGSVEIVALAREAGHRTKIAVRSTIKGLNAKGACIGPRGQRVAAIMAELNGEKIDIIDWSEDPAALVGNALAPSKVISVSVTDPEAQTAQVVVPDNQLSLAIGREGQNARLAARLTGWKIDIRSEKDRQDRHEPAEGQ